The Lates calcarifer isolate ASB-BC8 linkage group LG6, TLL_Latcal_v3, whole genome shotgun sequence genome includes a region encoding these proteins:
- the ptpn1 gene encoding tyrosine-protein phosphatase non-receptor type 1 encodes MEAEFREIDENGSWSSVYQEIRQQSCELPCKVAKLPENKNRNRYRDVSPFDHSRICLQLGTNNYINASLITVEEAQRNYILTQGPLPNTCGHFWEMVWEQRTRGVVMLNRVIEKGSVKCAQYWPQREERDAIFEDTNFKLTLISEDIKSYYTVRQLELENLSTQETREILHFHYTTWPDFGVPESPASFLNFLFKVRESGCLNSDQGPVVVHCSAGIGRSGTFCLVDTCLLLMSIRKDPSSVRIRDVLLEMRRYRMGLIQTADQLRFSYLAVNEGAKYIKGDTSLQESWKELSNEEDDPPEFTPPPPLPPPRDPHNGKVEPTFFPENDEIVQHLEIRNLGSSQEPELRKRTVAIPQPRSDDDNQLDGHVGIQDLTSKAPTKPQQHEAEEQESSEAAEQPNESSPVPGTWSPLLANVCLCTALALSAYVCYRAYFH; translated from the exons ATGGAAGCCGAGTTTCGGGAAATCGATGAAAACGGGAGCTGGAGCAGCGTTTACCAG gAGATTCGTCAGCAGTCGTGTGAACTCCCCTGCAAGGTCGCCAAATTACCCGAAAACAAGAATCGGAATCGTTACAGAGACGTTAGCCCAT ttgACCACAGCAGAATATGTCTGCAGCTGGGTACGAACAACTACATCAACGCCAGCCTAATAACAGTAGAGGAGGCACAGAGGAACTATATCCTCACTCAG gGACCCCTTCCAAATACATGTGGCCACTTCTGGGAGATGGTGTGGGAGCAGAGGACCCGCGGTGTGGTGATGCTGAACCGAGTCATAGAGAAAGGATCT GTTAAATGTGCCCAATACTggccacagagggaggagagagatgccATCTTTGAAGATACCAACTTCAAACTCACCCTCATCTCCGAAGACATCAAATCTTACTACACAGTCCGTCAGCTGGAGTTGGAAAATCTGTCT ACTCAAGAGACTCGtgagattttacattttcactacACCACCTGGCCTGACTTTGGGGTACCAGAATCTCCCGCCTCGTTCCTTAACTTCCTGTTCAAGGTGCGAGAGTCCGGGTGTCTGAATTCAGACCAGGGACCAGTGGTGGTTCACTGCAGCGCCGGCATTGGTCGCTCTGGGACGTTTTGTCTCGTGGACACCTGCCTCTTATTG ATGTCCATCCGTAAGGACCCGTCTTCAGTGCGTATTCGTGACGTGCTGCTGGAGATGCGACGCTATCGAATGGGTTTGATTCAAACAGCAGATCAACTTCGCTTCTCTTACCTTGCTGTCAATGAAGGTGCCAAGTACATCAAGGGAGATACGTCTCTGCAG GAGTCATGGAAGGAGCTCTCGAACGAGGAAGACGATCCTCCAGAgttcacccctcctcctcccctccctcctcccagaGATCCTCACAATGGCAAAGTTGAGCCAACGTTTTTCCCTGAAAATGATGAGATTGTTCAACACTTGGAGATCCGGAATCTGGG GTCCTCACAAGAGCCGGAGCTGAGAAAGCGAACCGTTGCCATCCCTCAGCCTCGTTCTGACGATGACAATCAGCTCGATGGTCATGTTGGAATCCAAGACCTCACCTCCAAAGCTCCAACCAAACCCCAGCAGCATGAGGCCGAGGAGCAGGAGTCATCTGAGGCGGCGGAGCAGCCAAATGAAAGCTCTCCTGTGCCGGGGACTTGGTCCCCTCTACTAGCCAACGTGTGCCTGTGCACAGCGCTGGCTCTCAGTGCTTACGTCTGTTATCGAGCCTATTTCCACTGA